Within Candidatus Gracilibacteria bacterium, the genomic segment TACTTTCTTAAACCGCAATTGGTGCCTTAATCGCAGGATACGGATCGTAATCAACTATTTCAAAGTCTTCAAATCTGAATCAAAAAATATCTTTCACATCTGGATTGATTTTTAGTTTTGGAAGTGTTTTTGGTGTTCGAGAGAGTTGCTCGGCAACTTGGTCAAAATGATTGTGGTAGATATGGAGATCGCCCGATGTATGGATAAATTCACCGACTTCTAGATCACATACCTGTGCTATCATATGTACGAGGAGAGAGTAGGAAGCAATATTGAAGGGAAGACCCAAGAAGCTATCAATAGAGCGTTGATACAGCTGGCAAGAGAGTTTATTATTGGCGATGTAAAATTGGAAAAGACTATGACAAGGAGGAAGAGCCATCTGGTCAGCTTGCGCAGGGTTATAAGCGACGACGAGATTGCGACGACTATTTGGATTTTTCTTGCAAGTATCAATCACTTTTTGTATCTGATCAATGCCTTCGCCATTGAAATTTCTCCATTGGTAACCATAGACGGGTCAGAGCTCACCCCATTGCTTCGCAAAATCGGTATCAGTTTTTATTTTTTCAATAAAATTTTTCATCTCTTCTTCCCATTCTGGAGTATATTTTGGATATTTTTCTGCGAGATTATTTTTTTCGAGATACGCCTGAAATGGCCATTCATTCCAGATTCTCACATCATTGTCCACGAGGTATTTGATATTGGTATCACCAGAGAGGAACCAGAGGAGCTCATGAATAATGCCTTTCGTAAAAACTTTCTTGGTTGTCAGAAGAGGAAATCATGCCTGTAAATCACATCGAAATTGATATCAGAAAACACTTCGCGTACCCGTACCAGTACGGTCGGATCGGTCTACGCCATGATCCATGACATGTTGGAGGAGTTGGAGATATTGTTTCATAGTTTCTTATTCCTTGATTTGTTGGACAATGTCATCGAGCGAGTTGGCACCCCTCCATTTCTTGATGAGTTCGCCGGTGTTGGTGACTTGTACAAATGTATTTTGTTCTGCCACTCAATACTGTTGTCTCATGGCAGTAGCATCATCAAAATTAACTTGTAAAATGGTGAGATTTTTTGGCATTTTATCTTTATTATCAGTGATATCTTTATGAGTTGCAATACTGGAGGGTGACCAGCTAGCATAGAAAAAAAGTACGATATTATCTGATGCCTGAGCAAGAGCAGTCGGCGTATAGGGAAGATAGAGTCCACCATCTGCGATTCCCCGAGGCGTATCAGTTGGTGCGAGATTTGTTTGTTCTCCTACAGCTACACCTGTATCTGGTTTTGGGGCATCGTTTGGAGCGACAGGTGTGGTAGTATCTGCTACTGGCTCTGTAACGGCGACCTCCTGAGAGATATTTTCGGTATTAGTGGGAGGTGTATTAAACAGACTACACCCTGCGAGAAAAAATGAGGTACCCAGACACACTACAGAGAGGGCAAGAGGAACGTTTTTCATAAAGGTGAGGATAAGGATATGCACACATCATAGTATTCAAAAAGAGGTTCTTGTCCAACTGTTTTTACTGTACTTTTTTATGATTGATTTTTTGAGGTTTTTTCTATCATATAACGTATGAATGATATCACGTCTCAATACTTGGCATATACCCTAGAAAATCTTCATAAAGAAGATATAGGGGCCCTTCAGGAATTGATACAATTTCACAGAAAACAATATTATGAATACGAAAAACCTCTTATTAGCGATGAGGAATTTGATCGGCTCTATGCGCTACTGGTAGCAGGAGAAGAACGATTTGGGATTCTGCATGAATCATCCTCCAGTCCTACTCAAGAAGTAAGTCGTCTTGAGGAAAATCATTTTACCAAAGCAGCTCATCGACACGCCATGATGTCTCTGGATAATACGTATAATGCGGATGATCTCGTCGAATTTGAAAAAAGAATCAAACGCATTCTCGATGGTGACGCAGAATCATCTCGGATAATCGAATATATCGTTGAATATAAATTTGATGGACTCGGTATTGCTTTGACATATGAGGGATGAAGACTTACACGGGCTTTGACTCGTGGAGATGGAATAATGGGGGAAGATATCACTCTTAATGCTCTTCAAATCAACAATATTCCCCAATATATTCCTACACAACAACCTCTTGAGGTACGGGGAGAGATAGTAATGTCTCGCGCATCATTTGAAAAACTAAATACCAAAAGATTAGCCACCGGAGAAAAGCTCTTTGCTAATCCACGAAATGCAGCCAGTGGGAGTCTTCGTCAGCTCGATCCAAACATTACTCATGAGCGAGATTTACTCTTTTTTGCATATAGCTGCCCCGATCTAGAGGAAGGGCATAGCACAGTGAAAAAATATTTTGATATTATAGAAGAGCTATGAAAATATGGATTCCAAACCTCTCAGCAGTGGCAGTGATGAGGATTATTTTTTGAAAAGAAACACTGAATTCAGCCCATCATAGATATGATTCATATGATGGGGAAGAAGCCAGTATGTCCTTTTGATATCGATGGATTAGTAATCAAGGTAAACAATCTCACTCTCTGGGAGACGCTAGGGCTTACGGCTCATCATCCGAGATCGGCAATTTCTTACAAGTTTCCAGCTGAGTATGCTCGTACCAGAATCAAGAATATCTTTCATTCAGTTGGAAGAACTGGCGTCATTACCCCAGTAGCACAAGTAGAACCAGTCAATGTGATGGGCGTCGTGGTCAAGAATGCTACGTTGCATAACTATGATGAGGTAGTAAAAAAAGATCTCAAAATAGGGGACTGGGTTTTTATTCATCGAGCTGGAGAAGTGATTCCTGAAATTATCGCACCCATTACAGAGCTACGGGATGGATATGAAACTGAGATACTCCCTCCAAAACAATGTCCAATATGTCAATCAGAAACATATAGGGAAGGGGAGAAGATAGCACTTCTCTGTAGCAACCTCCATTGTCCCGCTCGGGAATCACAAGCGCTTGAATGGTTTGTCAGCAAACATGGTGTGGATATCGATGGATTCGGACCAAAACAAATAGAGCTTTTTCGTGAACTTGGATGGGTAACAGACATTGCTTCGATTTATGATCTCAGAGATCACCAGGAAGAACTTCTTACCATAGAGTGATATAAACAAAAATCAGTCGATAATCTCATACAAGCTATCGAGGCAAAACGGACACTGCCAGTAGAAAAAGTCATTGCCTCCCTAGGGATACCGTGAGTAGGGAAAAGAACAGCGAAATTGCTTGCACCTCTTTTTCAAAGTCAGGAAGATGTTCTTGCATTTTCAAAAACTCCCGAAGAACTTGAGGTCATAAAAGATATAGGGCCAGAAACCGCTCGATCAATTTGTGAATATTTTGGGACACACAGGGTGCTTCTCCAGAGACTTGTCGAGAGAATTCAGATAGTCTATGCACCACAGAAAGAAGAATCAATAGGAATATTATCAGGAAAAACTTTTTGTGTAACGGGTACGTTTGTCCTTTCTCGTGATGAGATCCACGCCCTGATTGAGAAACACGGGGGA encodes:
- the ligA gene encoding NAD-dependent DNA ligase LigA, translating into MNDITSQYLAYTLENLHKEDIGALQELIQFHRKQYYEYEKPLISDEEFDRLYALLVAGEERFGILHESSSSPTQEVSRLEENHFTKAAHRHAMMSLDNTYNADDLVEFEKRIKRILDGDAESSRIIEYIVEYKFDGLGIALTYEGGRLTRALTRGDGIMGEDITLNALQINNIPQYIPTQQPLEVRGEIVMSRASFEKLNTKRLATGEKLFANPRNAASGSLRQLDPNITHERDLLFFAYSCPDLEEGHSTVKKYFDIIEELGKYGFQTSQQWQGGGLFFEKKHGIQPIIDMIHMMGKKPVCPFDIDGLVIKVNNLTLWETLGLTAHHPRSAISYKFPAEYARTRIKNIFHSVGRTGVITPVAQVEPVNVMGVVVKNATLHNYDEVVKKDLKIGDWVFIHRAGEVIPEIIAPITELRDGYETEILPPKQCPICQSETYREGEKIALLCSNLHCPARESQALEWFVSKHGVDIDGFGPKQIELFRELGWVTDIASIYDLRDHQEELLTIEGYKQKSVDNLIQAIEAKRTLPVEKVIASLGIPGVGKRTAKLLAPLFQSQEDVLAFSKTPEELEVIKDIGPETARSICEYFGTHRVLLQRLVERIQIVYAPQKEESIGILSGKTFCVTGTFVLSRDEIHALIEKHGGEVRTAVSGNLDYLIAGDNAGSKKEKAQSLGVTVLDWGEFERLVQV
- a CDS encoding thioredoxin family protein, with the translated sequence MKNVPLALSVVCLGTSFFLAGCSLFNTPPTNTENISQEVAVTEPVADTTTPVAPNDAPKPDTGVAVGEQTNLAPTDTPRGIADGGLYLPYTPTALAQASDNIVLFFYASWSPSSIATHKDITDNKDKMPKNLTILQVNFDDATAMRQQYGVAEQNTFVQVTNTGELIKKWRGANSLDDIVQQIKE
- a CDS encoding thymidylate synthase; this translates as MKQYLQLLQHVMDHGVDRSDRTGTGTRSVFGYQFRCDLQAGFPLLTTKKVFTKGIIHELLWFLSGDTNIKYLVDNDVRIWNEWPFQAYLEKNNLAEKYPKYTPEWEEEMKNFIEKIKTDTDFAKQWGELGPVYGYQWRNFNGEGIDQIQKVIDTCKKNPNSRRNLVVAYNPAQADQMALPPCHSLFQFYIANNKLSCQLYQRSIDSFLGLPFNIASYSLLVHMIAQVCDLEVGEFIHTSGDLHIYHNHFDQVAEQLSRTPKTLPKLKINPDVKDIFGFRFEDFEIVDYDPYPAIKAPIAV